Genomic DNA from Paenibacillus borealis:
GGAATCAGACGCGTGACCGCGCATTGTGATCCGGATAATCATCCGTCATGGCGGCTGCTGGAGCGGCTGAAGCTGCGCCGGGAGGGGCATTTGCTGCAGACAGGTTATTTCAAGCATGATGAACAAGGCAACCCGGGATGGCATGATACTTATGCCTATGGTGTGCTTGGGAGCGAGTGGATGAGTATGAACACCAGGGATGATGTTAACAGTAGATCGCTGTGAGGCTAGCGGAATACGTTCATTCCCTATACTAGATTCGTTTCCGGCAGAATGTAGACTATTGAGTAAACACTATTAGCATGAATGTTGTACGTTGTACAGCTTTGATCCCTGAATATCTGGGTGTTCGGGAGGATTGTTGTAGGAAATACAACAATCCTCCCGGTTATCCGCTAAACTGAGGCGAAATGCTGCATTTTCTGCAACAATATCGGTTTTTGGACTGGTATAGTGAGGTGAATGTTGTATTATGTGCAGGATTATATAAAATCATCGAAGCTAACTCTAAAGCTCTATAGCTCTCTATAGCCCCACTGTGTGGGGCTATTTTGCGTAATCGGCAGCGGCTTTACATTCAGTTTATGTAAATCTTCAAGTGAGCAAATACTCGTCTCCTATAGTAGTTAAAAAAGTAGTTAAAAATTAAACTATAGAGTACAGGAGTGACATTCACTTGAATTCAACCAGTAAAGCCATCCTTTCTCTTCTCCTCGCCGCAGAGCTTGCGGCCGGATCCGCATGGGGCGCAGGCCCGGTAGCCGCCGTCCCTTCGATACAGCCAGGCACTCCGTATAACGCTGCCGGCAGCTATGATGTAGCCGTTCCGCACATTGTCGTCAACCAGATTTACGGCGGCGGTGATGCCGAAACTACAGAGGGCTACTTCTCCAAAGGCTTCATTGAGCTATATAATCCTACAGATACGGATGTGGATCTGAGCGGCTGGTCGGTGCAGTATTCTGATCCCGGCATGAACGGTGCCTGGAGCAGGCTTGCACTGACCGGTATCATTAAAGCACATTCTTCCTACCTTATTACGGATGGTAAAGTGAATCCCGTCTATCAAAGTGATCTCAGCGGCAAGGGCGATCAGAGCTGGGATGAACTTCTTTTTAATAATAAAGGCATGAAGGTGGTCCTTCTCAGCAGTTCCGCCCTGCTGGAGAACACAAATCCGTTCCTGGACAAGTCACCGGCTTACGTAGATATGATCGGTACAGCAGGCAATGACAACGGTTCTACGATCGATGGCTATGAGACGGATTATCCGACCGGCAAAACCGGCGGCACCTCCAAGCAAAAGTCAGTGCGCCGCACGGATTATGCGGATACCGACAACAATAAAGCAGATCTTGCCCAAATTTCCTTCGCTGATCTTGATGGGGCGGCAATGAACCGGATGAAGCCGCATAACAGTTCCGATGGCGCGTGGGGGATAACGGTTCCCGCCCTGGGCATAGCGACCGCTTCATTGCCTCAGGCGACTGCAGGGGCGCCCTATTCCGTATCGCTCTCGGTATATGGCGGAACACAGCCGTATTCCTACACGGCAGCGGGGCTGCCTGACGGGCTGAGCATAGACTCGGTATCCGGTACAGTCAGCGGCATTCCGCTGAAAGCCGGAACAACGACGGCCAGTTTCTCAGTGTACGACAGCACTTCTCCTTCCATCAAAGCTGAAGCCATTCTCCCGCTGACAGTCAAACCGGAGGCTGCTCCGCTCACTGAGGATGTAATCAGCATCACCAAAATTGGCGGGTATGCGGTCGGTACGACCAGCGAGGACGGCGGTGTTGCCGAGATCATCAAGTACAACCGGGATAACGGGAAGTTCTACCTTGTCAACGGCTCGACACATCCGGCATCGGTGGACATCGTGAATCTGAAGGATGGTATCCATCCGGAGAAGGAAACAAGCATCAATGTGGAGCAGCTGTCGGAAACCGGGGGCTTCAGCTACGGTGACTTGACGAGTGTCGACATCAACACGGCGACCAAGCGGATTGCTGTTGCCGTGCAGGAAGAAGATGCGCTGAAGAACGGTAAAGTGCTCGTGTTGGATTATGACGGCAAGCTGATTGAAGAATATGAAACCGGCGTCCAGCCGGATATGCTCAAATATACGGAAGACGGCCGTTATATTCTTACGGCAGACGAGGCTGAACCCCGCACACTTGCGGGTGATCCCGAAGGCAGTGTAACGATCATCAATACGGCTTCCAAAGCAGTGAACCTGTTGAAATTCGATAATCCAGCCGTAATTGATGACCTTGTACACATCCGTGGTGCAGTTGATCCTAAGACCAGGCTAATTACCGGGAAAGGAAGCAAGGAGGATGCCGTACGCGATCTGGAGCCGGAGTTCATCGAGCTGTCCGAGGATCAGACAACGGCGTATGTCTCGCTTCAGGAGAATAACGCGATTGCTGCGGTTGATGTTGTTTCCGGGAAGCTGTTATGGGTCAAGGGCCTTGGATTCAAGGATTTAAGCAAGCCGGAGAATAAGCTTGATTTGTTAAATGACAGCACGATCCATCTGGAGAATGTGCCGTTTAAAGGGGTTTACATGCCGGATGGAATCAGCCAATACACCGTAAACGGCAAAACCTATTTGTTCACAGCCAACGAAGGGGATGCCACGGAATGGGACAGCAAGGAAAATGTGACCAAGATCAGCAAAGTGAAAGGTCTGCTTAACCCGGATTCTGCTGCGGCGAAGTTCCTGAACGGCACCACTAAATATGACGGGGTAGAAGTAATGTCGGATATGGGGAAGGATGATATCTACCTGTACGGAGGCCGTTCTTTCTCAGTATGGGATGCGGCGGACATGACGCAGGTTTACGACAGCGGCAGCGATTTTGAACAGATTACAGCTGAACGTCTGCCCGACTATTTCAACGCAAGCAACAGCAACACGACACTTGACAGCCGCAGCTCCAAAAAAGGGCCGGAACCTGAATATGTCAAGGTAGGCAAGGTGGGGAAAAGGGCGCTGGCCTTCACCGGCCTGGAGCGCATCGGCGGTCTGATGACCTATGATGTAACCAATCCCGGGCAGCCGCAGTTTGTGAATTACATCAATTCCCGCGAATTCACGCCTAAGAATAATCTGGAGACCGACACCGGGCCGGAAGGGATCGAATTCATCCCGGCACCGGCCAGTCCGACCGGACTGCCGCTCGTGCTGGTCGCTAATGAGGTCGGGGGAACGGTTGCCGTCTATCAGCTGAATGTGACGAAAATTTCACTGGATCATTCCTCGGTTTCCCTGAAAGCCGGGGGAACGACGGCAGTGCTTAAAGCGACCGTGGAAGCCGGCGGAGGAACGGAGGGCACGCTCAGCTGGAGTTCATCCAATCCCGCTATAGCTTCTGTCGACCAGAACGGGAAAATCACACCGCATGCAGCGGGAACAGCTGTTGTCTCGGTGTACAGTGCGGACGGCTACGGTGTAGCCGAATCGCAGGTAACGGTTGCGGCTGCCGATCCGGTTGTCAGCGTACCTGGTGCGGGTTCTTCCGGCGGCGGGTCCTCACCGGCAGCAGGGGCTGCAACTGCAACTGCAACTGCTGCAGTTACCATAGAAGGCGGCAAAGCTGTCATGGAACTGAAGGGACAAGCAGATGCAGAAGGGAAACTCAGCCTTGCGGTAACCGCAGATGAAGTGGCAGCGGCACTTGAGACATTGAAGACTTCAAGCACCAGGGAGCTTGTATTGCGTATCGCTTCGGATCGTGCTGCCGGAGAGGTATTGCTGAAGATTCCAGCCGCAGCATGGGCTCAAATGGCCGGCAGTCCGCTGGAGGCAGTGAGCGTGACCGGAGGGCTGGGTACAGTTACATTCGACCGGGCTGCATTCTCCGCCATTCACACGGCGGCAGGCAATGAAGATGTCAGCCTGACCATCGCCAAAGCCGATATCGGCAGTACCTTGGCCGGTCAGGGAGCAGGTTCAGGCAGCATTATTGGCAGCCGCCCGGTGCTAATCCTCACGGTTCAGGCCGGAACGCAGATTCTTTCAAGCTTCGGCGGAGGTAATGTGGATGTAAGCATCCCTTATATACTGACGTCCGGCGAAGACCCCAATGCGGTTGCTGCCTATCAGGTGAGCGCAGGCGGAGAGCTGGTTGTCCTTCCGGGCAGCAGCTATGATCCGGGGAACGGCCTGCTCTCCTTCCGCACGAATCATTTCTCGGTGTACGCGGTTGGCTACAATAAGCTTGTGTTTGCGGATACGGGAAGCAGTTACGCCAAGGACTCCATTACGTATCTTGCGGCACGCGGCATTGTTACCGGGGTCTCCGCCGAGAACTTTGGCCTGAAAGACAAGCTGAGCCGCGGCGATGCCGCGCTGCTCCTGGCCCGTCTGGCCGGGGCAGAGCTGAATTCCTCAGCTGCCGGAAGCTTTACGGATGTGAAGCCGGGGGACTATTATGCTGCCGCTGTGGACTGGGCGAATCAGAGCGGAATTGTCCAAGGAACGGGAGACGGAAGATTTGAGCCCAAGGCACCGGTCTCACGCGAGCAGCTCGCCGTAATGATGATCCGTCTGTCAGATTCATTAAAGTGGAGTCTGCCCGCAAACGGCGGCTCAGCGGCCTTTGCAGATCAGCAGATGATTAGCCCTTATGCAGTGGAAGCCGCAGCTGCTGCAGTGCAGGCCGGCATTCTTTCCGGTCAGGCGAGCGCTGACGGCAGTGTCAGCTTCGCACCGAAGGCAGCCGCTACACGTGAGGAAACGGCGCATCTGTTAGCCAAACTGCTCAAAGCAGTGCAGTAATAAACCGTATTAAATGATTCTGAGGGGTGTTCAGAGGCCATGAAGTGGCCTCTGAACACCCCTCATTTTGTGAGCAGGATCAAGGCGGGCTAGAATCCACACAGTCAATGAACATTTGTGCTTTAGTTTACAATTTTTACAACCTTTTACCGGGGCTTGCCCTTCTCCTGATGCTGCGCTGACATCCAGGCTCTACACTGGCAGAGGTGGCAAGAAGGCAGGGCAGACTTAACAGACCCTAAGAATCAGACTTTAGGAGGTTTCTGAATTGAGTAAGCTTGAGAACACTTTACCTCTTCCCGCAAGAGGGGAGAAGACAATCGCGGTGAGGGCCCGCCGCTCTTCCAAGCGAAGCAGCCTGCAGCTGAGGGAGAATGTGCTGGCGTATACTCTCCTGTCGCCTTCGCTGATCTTATTCGGCGTGTTCCTGTTCTATCCGCTGTTGAAATCGGTCTACTTGAGCCTGCATAGCACCGATCCGGCCGGCAGAATTGCCGCTTATGTCGGCTTCGATAATTACACCGCGCTGTTCGCCTCCGGCCAGTTTCTGGACGGCATCCGGGTTACTGCGCTGTTCGCGCTGCTGACGGTTCCGACCGGCATGCTGCTGGCGCTTGTGCTCGCTGCACTCACTCAGCACAGGCTGCGCGGCAAGCGGCTGTTCCAGTTCGCCTTCTCCTTGCCCATGGTGCTCTCCGTCGGTTCGGCGGCAGTCATCTGGAAGTTCCTGTTCCACCCGACACTCGGAATGCTGAATTATATGCTCGGGCTGGCCGGACTCCCTCCGGTAGCCTGGCTTGTCAACCCGGACTCCGCGCTGCTCTCCGTATCCCTGATGACCGTCTGGATGAATCTGGGCTTCAATTACATTATCCTCTCCAGCGGACTGCAGGGGATTTCAGAAGAAATCTATGAGAGTGCTAGAATGGATGGTGCCGGGGCCATAACGGTTTTTCGCAAAATAACACTTCCGCTGCTGTCACCTACCTTGTTCTTCGTGCTGGTCGTTTCGATCATCGGTGCTTTCCAGGCCTTCGGACAGATTAATATTCTGACCTCCGGCGGTCCGATGAACAGCACGAATGTATTCGTCTATTCCATATACCGGGAGGCGTTCGTGAACTTCCGCTTCGGAACCGGCAGCGCCCAGGCGCTGATGCTGTTCCTGGTCATTATGATCCTGACCCTGATCCAGTTCAAATGGGTAGAGAAGAAGGTGCATTACCAATGATCAGGTCCAGAACAGCACAAATGCTGCTGTATGCCGGCTTGACGCTGGCAGCACTGCTCGTACTGTATCCCGTGGTGTACAGCCTGTTTATGGCTGTGATGAGCCCGGCCGAAGCGAGCGCTTATCCGCCGTCCATCGTCCCGCATTCGTTTCACCCGGAGAATTTCCGCGAAGTGTTCAATATGATTCCGGTCGCAACTTTCATCGGCAACACATTTCTGGTATCGGCGATTGTCATGGCGGGTCAGCTGGTTACGGCCAGCCTGGCGGCGTACGCTTTTGCGCAGATGAATTTCAAAGGCAAGCCGCTGATCTTCAGCCTGTTCGTGGCTACCATGATGGTTCCCTGGGAAGTGACGATGATTCCGAATTATTTGACGGTGCGCGGGCTGGATTGGCTGGATACGTACCAGGGGCTTACGGTTCCTTTTCTGGCGACGGCGTTCGGCACCTTTCTGCTGCGCCAGTTCTTCCTGCAGCTCCCGAAGGAGCTGTTCGAAGCCGCACGGATCGACGGCTGCGGCCATATCCGCTACTTCCTGTTCCATATGCTGCCGCTCTCAAGACCGGCACTGGGCACCTTGGCTGTGTATTCTTTTCTGAACATGTACAACTCGTATCTCTGGCCGCTGCTTATCACGAACAGCAAGCCGATGCGGACGGTGCAGATTGGTATCTCTATGCTGGAGTTCCAGGAATCCACCTCATGGAATCTGGTGTTTGCCGGGATCACTCTGGCGATCCTTCCTTCGCTCCTGCTGCTCGTATTCGGTCTGAAACAGCTTGTCCGGGGGATGGCGGCAGGTGCGCTCAAGGGATAACAGCAAGCCGCAACAGGGTTAACAGGTAAAGCAAGTCAGCTGCTCCGGCAGATGATGAATACGTATATATCGCTTCTGGACCAATCTAATTACAAATTACAGGGGAAAAGGGAGAGATCATTCCATGACAACGTTCAACTTCAAACGGGGATTCACACTGCTGTCCGTTAGCTTAATGCTGGCACTGGCCGGCTGCGGCAACAATTCAAATGCAGGCAATGCCGGAACTCCGGCTGCGGGCAACGCAACGAAGGCAGGCAGTGGTGAGGTGGTAAGTGCCGCGGCAGCTCCGGTCAAAATCACCTGGTGGCATTCGATGTCCGGTGCCGGGGAGAAAGCGATCAACGCCATCGTTGCCGCGTACAATGCCAGCCAGACAGCTGTCCAGGTTGAAGCGGTGTATCAGGGGAAATATGATGAGAGTCTCAATAAGCTCAAGGCTTCCATCGGTTCAAACAGCGGCCCGGATCTGATCCAGGTCTATGAAATCGGCAGCAAATTCATGATTGATTCCAAGCTGATCACGCCGGTCCAGCAGTTTATCGACAAGGATCAATTCGATCTGACCGGACTTGAACCGAATATTATCCGCTATTACACCATTGATGATAAGCTGAATGCCATGCCTTTTAATACATCCAATCCAATCCTCTACTACAATAAGGATGCTTTCACGGCTGCGGGACTGGATGCGGAGAATCCGCCGAAGACTTATGAAGAGTTCGA
This window encodes:
- a CDS encoding choice-of-anchor I family protein; protein product: MNSTSKAILSLLLAAELAAGSAWGAGPVAAVPSIQPGTPYNAAGSYDVAVPHIVVNQIYGGGDAETTEGYFSKGFIELYNPTDTDVDLSGWSVQYSDPGMNGAWSRLALTGIIKAHSSYLITDGKVNPVYQSDLSGKGDQSWDELLFNNKGMKVVLLSSSALLENTNPFLDKSPAYVDMIGTAGNDNGSTIDGYETDYPTGKTGGTSKQKSVRRTDYADTDNNKADLAQISFADLDGAAMNRMKPHNSSDGAWGITVPALGIATASLPQATAGAPYSVSLSVYGGTQPYSYTAAGLPDGLSIDSVSGTVSGIPLKAGTTTASFSVYDSTSPSIKAEAILPLTVKPEAAPLTEDVISITKIGGYAVGTTSEDGGVAEIIKYNRDNGKFYLVNGSTHPASVDIVNLKDGIHPEKETSINVEQLSETGGFSYGDLTSVDINTATKRIAVAVQEEDALKNGKVLVLDYDGKLIEEYETGVQPDMLKYTEDGRYILTADEAEPRTLAGDPEGSVTIINTASKAVNLLKFDNPAVIDDLVHIRGAVDPKTRLITGKGSKEDAVRDLEPEFIELSEDQTTAYVSLQENNAIAAVDVVSGKLLWVKGLGFKDLSKPENKLDLLNDSTIHLENVPFKGVYMPDGISQYTVNGKTYLFTANEGDATEWDSKENVTKISKVKGLLNPDSAAAKFLNGTTKYDGVEVMSDMGKDDIYLYGGRSFSVWDAADMTQVYDSGSDFEQITAERLPDYFNASNSNTTLDSRSSKKGPEPEYVKVGKVGKRALAFTGLERIGGLMTYDVTNPGQPQFVNYINSREFTPKNNLETDTGPEGIEFIPAPASPTGLPLVLVANEVGGTVAVYQLNVTKISLDHSSVSLKAGGTTAVLKATVEAGGGTEGTLSWSSSNPAIASVDQNGKITPHAAGTAVVSVYSADGYGVAESQVTVAAADPVVSVPGAGSSGGGSSPAAGAATATATAAVTIEGGKAVMELKGQADAEGKLSLAVTADEVAAALETLKTSSTRELVLRIASDRAAGEVLLKIPAAAWAQMAGSPLEAVSVTGGLGTVTFDRAAFSAIHTAAGNEDVSLTIAKADIGSTLAGQGAGSGSIIGSRPVLILTVQAGTQILSSFGGGNVDVSIPYILTSGEDPNAVAAYQVSAGGELVVLPGSSYDPGNGLLSFRTNHFSVYAVGYNKLVFADTGSSYAKDSITYLAARGIVTGVSAENFGLKDKLSRGDAALLLARLAGAELNSSAAGSFTDVKPGDYYAAAVDWANQSGIVQGTGDGRFEPKAPVSREQLAVMMIRLSDSLKWSLPANGGSAAFADQQMISPYAVEAAAAAVQAGILSGQASADGSVSFAPKAAATREETAHLLAKLLKAVQ
- a CDS encoding carbohydrate ABC transporter permease, which encodes MAVRARRSSKRSSLQLRENVLAYTLLSPSLILFGVFLFYPLLKSVYLSLHSTDPAGRIAAYVGFDNYTALFASGQFLDGIRVTALFALLTVPTGMLLALVLAALTQHRLRGKRLFQFAFSLPMVLSVGSAAVIWKFLFHPTLGMLNYMLGLAGLPPVAWLVNPDSALLSVSLMTVWMNLGFNYIILSSGLQGISEEIYESARMDGAGAITVFRKITLPLLSPTLFFVLVVSIIGAFQAFGQINILTSGGPMNSTNVFVYSIYREAFVNFRFGTGSAQALMLFLVIMILTLIQFKWVEKKVHYQ
- a CDS encoding carbohydrate ABC transporter permease, yielding MIRSRTAQMLLYAGLTLAALLVLYPVVYSLFMAVMSPAEASAYPPSIVPHSFHPENFREVFNMIPVATFIGNTFLVSAIVMAGQLVTASLAAYAFAQMNFKGKPLIFSLFVATMMVPWEVTMIPNYLTVRGLDWLDTYQGLTVPFLATAFGTFLLRQFFLQLPKELFEAARIDGCGHIRYFLFHMLPLSRPALGTLAVYSFLNMYNSYLWPLLITNSKPMRTVQIGISMLEFQESTSWNLVFAGITLAILPSLLLLVFGLKQLVRGMAAGALKG